A window from Granulicella tundricola MP5ACTX9 encodes these proteins:
- a CDS encoding recombinase family protein, whose translation MSRIVEPKVTKVKRRVGQVVGYLRVSSLDQKEIRQLDGITLDKRFVDKASGKDIQRPQLEHLMGYVREGDTVVCHAMDRLARNLDDLRKLVLTLTQRGVNVRFQKENLTFTGEDSPMSHLLLSVMGAFAQFERDLIRERQREGIALAKLRGGAYVGRKHSLDAAKAKELRRRVASGESKTAIAIEFGIARQTLYRYVAGGAK comes from the coding sequence ATGTCGAGAATCGTAGAACCTAAAGTGACGAAAGTGAAACGGAGAGTTGGCCAAGTTGTCGGATACCTCCGTGTCAGCTCGCTCGATCAAAAAGAGATTCGGCAGCTCGACGGTATCACCTTGGATAAGCGATTCGTCGACAAGGCGTCCGGCAAAGACATCCAGCGACCGCAGCTTGAGCACCTTATGGGTTATGTCAGAGAAGGCGACACCGTCGTCTGCCATGCGATGGACCGTCTGGCCCGGAACCTGGACGATCTGCGCAAGCTAGTCCTGACCCTCACACAACGGGGAGTCAACGTGCGTTTTCAGAAGGAGAACCTGACCTTCACAGGGGAGGATTCCCCCATGTCCCATCTGCTCCTGAGCGTAATGGGTGCCTTCGCTCAGTTCGAACGAGACCTGATACGGGAAAGGCAGCGAGAGGGAATAGCCCTGGCTAAACTTCGAGGTGGAGCCTACGTTGGCCGCAAGCACTCACTCGACGCGGCCAAGGCAAAGGAGTTGCGCCGTAGGGTCGCATCGGGCGAATCCAAGACCGCCATAGCTATCGAGTTTGGCATTGCCAGGCAAACTCTCTATAGGTACGTTGCTGGAGGAGCAAAGTGA
- a CDS encoding HNH endonuclease, giving the protein MKKGIQRALYCRCGNEKILALGLCATCYTLKRQDEEYFGGLREAVLQRDDYCCRVCGASGRRKRSIVVHHRVPGRSLLNLMISLCPSCHAKVGRTKTVLSEMPPLLLQLWREQHPKGHEQITLNFTVPGPAAKLIPLFAEEEAGK; this is encoded by the coding sequence GTGAAGAAGGGTATTCAGAGAGCACTTTACTGCCGCTGCGGCAACGAAAAGATCCTTGCTCTTGGCCTTTGTGCGACCTGCTACACGCTGAAACGGCAGGACGAAGAGTATTTTGGCGGCCTGCGGGAAGCCGTGTTGCAGCGGGACGACTACTGCTGCCGTGTCTGCGGAGCATCCGGCCGGCGAAAACGTTCGATAGTCGTACACCATCGCGTACCCGGAAGGTCCCTTCTCAACCTCATGATTTCACTGTGTCCCAGCTGCCACGCCAAGGTTGGTCGAACGAAGACCGTTCTCTCAGAGATGCCCCCGCTCCTTTTGCAGCTCTGGCGAGAACAACACCCCAAAGGGCACGAGCAGATAACCCTGAACTTCACCGTGCCAGGACCTGCCGCTAAACTGATCCCTCTTTTTGCTGAAGAAGAAGCAGGGAAGTGA
- a CDS encoding immunity protein TriTu family protein, which translates to MDEIGSATRPLLSTATIASWLESLQTEAAKAGVKLAELRESQSHTPTVAADYDADRAIGRISVWATGEFDFEVLHTSNGEFAFFRHQSTVDLADVALLEAYRAFLKSMADPGARSD; encoded by the coding sequence ATGGACGAGATAGGCAGTGCGACAAGACCTCTACTTAGTACCGCAACGATTGCTTCATGGTTGGAATCGCTACAGACGGAAGCGGCGAAAGCTGGAGTAAAGCTGGCTGAACTGCGCGAGAGCCAATCGCACACTCCTACGGTTGCGGCGGATTATGATGCCGATCGCGCTATCGGCAGAATTTCCGTATGGGCTACGGGAGAGTTTGACTTCGAGGTGCTCCACACGAGCAATGGTGAGTTCGCATTCTTTCGCCATCAATCGACCGTTGACCTTGCGGACGTAGCGTTGCTCGAAGCGTACAGAGCCTTCCTAAAGAGCATGGCAGATCCGGGCGCAAGATCCGATTAG